In one window of Eubalaena glacialis isolate mEubGla1 chromosome 13, mEubGla1.1.hap2.+ XY, whole genome shotgun sequence DNA:
- the LOC133103804 gene encoding zinc finger protein with KRAB and SCAN domains 1-like isoform X2 produces MMTAESREATGLSPHAAQEKDGIVIVKVEEEDEEEHMWGQDASLQESPPPDPEIFRQRFRHFCYQNTFGPREALSRLKELCHQWLRPEINTKEQIVELLVLEQFLSILPKELQVWLQEYRPDSGEEAVTLLEDLELDLSGQQVPGQVHGPEMLARGMVPLDPVQESSSFDFPHEATQSHFKHSSRKPRLLQPRALPATHVPAPHHEGGPRDQAMASALFSADSQAMVKIEDMAVSLILEEWGCQNLARRNLNRDTRQENYGNVISQGSRRPDVLI; encoded by the exons ATGATGACTGCTGAGTCAAGGGAAGCCACTGGTCTGTCCCCCCACGCTGCCCAGGAGAAGGACGGCATCGTGATAGTGAAGGTCGaagaggaagatgaggaagagCACATGTGGGGGCAGGACGCCAGTCTGCAGGAGTCTCCTCCTCCCGACCCAGAGATCTTCCGCCAGCGGTTCAGGCACTTCTGTTACCAGAACACTTTTGGGCCTCGAGAGGCCCTGAGTCGACTGAAGGAACTTTGTCACCAGTGGCTGCGACCAGAGATAAACACCAAGGAGCAGATCGTGGAGCTGCTGGTGCTGGAGCAGTTCCTTTCCATTCTGCCCAAGGAGCTCCAGGTCTGGCTGCAGGAATACCGTCCCGATAGTGGGGAGGAGGCTGTGACCCTTCTGGAAGATCTGGAGCTGGATTTATCAGGACAGCAG GTCCCAGGTCAAGTTCATGGACCTGAGATGCTCGCAAGGGGGATGGTGCCTCTGGATCCAGTACAGGAGTCCTCGAGCTTTGACTTTCCTCATGAGGCCACCCAGTCCCATTTCAAGCATTCATCTCGGAAACCCCGCCTCTTACAACCACGGG CTCTCCCTGCCACCCACGTTCCTGCCCCTCATCACGAGGGGGGTCCCAGAGACCAGGCGATGGCATCTGCACTGTTCTCGGCAGATTCCCAG GCAATGGTGAAGATCGAGGACATGGCCGTGTCCCTCATCCTGGAGGAATGGGGATGTCAGAACCTGGCTCGGAGGAATCTGAATAGGGACACCAGGCAGGAGAATTATGGGAACGTGATTTCCCAGG GGTCTCGTCGTCCTGACGTCCTCATCTAA